A section of the Parasteatoda tepidariorum isolate YZ-2023 chromosome 6, CAS_Ptep_4.0, whole genome shotgun sequence genome encodes:
- the LOC107457022 gene encoding uncharacterized protein isoform X1: protein MADLTRELKFTARFMKEGQSLDIYESCVKDFFNNIPQEKLNHVSRFSEVKQYVNGFNSDSSLFDVSVIIICSNVKRDSDLSNFCSYIMRQWCKEASENEYLHWLIPDSCNFTLNNYNNQYSNAKASDFSFGTLPTMKNFVTQYVFTQRQNISTILCSFSHLQRHFSLYVSNRHKDECAINGEMGHKILIHYDSLNRIIANMDPSKEVAEIFFVMEHPPFLYVSYSKTEPEDVDGVNKFAQSRVSKAKELEYGCGKFERTFSLGCRCNKTFRTSKTIGQSLVLRISVSDKFQTRWLIEQLILRCSVKTEICFSSLNSVKINYTELDVLKKFPALPNNGRTDIETINFECEYAWKVIHSRTLSVKHEIVLRNQLFPNYVKTLMQYLKSCAREKHDAVTKALFFIAEMVDKGIMFSFKEIFEKKFEYFCSFIESVPLPPGMCYARRVLLTPSRVLFLEPYEHFDNRVIRRYGTEYMLRISVQDDNFSKLTFAVSHNSKKEGIMKEVVGKILENGLGIGSRRYFVLASSTSQLREHGLWLYAKDPVGNTAPIIREWMGDFSGIKTVAKYMARMGQCFSSTEEGVQISLDSENEIECKDIKTKDGRFVFSDGIGMISTTVANEIRSALKQNIEFSIGGCLSYEPSAFQIRYRGCKGMVVENPRLKGKIIGIRPSMKKFECSNSSQLEVVKTSAARRLFLNKHLITILEQMGVPKETFLDLQSNMMLNLIDSLLDERHAVSLLNCYLNTNFPFTSMLAAGFSLTNEPFFRSLILAFFKAAVANLRSSMRVAVPEKYGRNLLGVLDETKTLKYGEVFIQYSESTSLQNSSFKILSGPVIVTKNPCLHPGDVRKLKAVDVPKLHHIKDCIVFPSRGTRPHPDEMAGSDLDGDEYVALWYEPLVFQRNNFSPMIYPSYEENTKPREFTVSDMIEFFCHYIQNDCIGSFAHAHLVWADKLERGIFSNKCMQIAKRYPYVLDFAKHGTTKYLKKSERPDQYPDFMQKGLNGNSYHSKRALGSLYRASRVLDACSSKINLAAESFSFDPDLEYPGWEKYKDSATEHKEKYSTMVMAILNKYSLQSESDAFSGFVELEVSKKWRQESTNVIKVVKCYIDSIMHDFRGKFFQDLEDEISQLELDKSEKQHIKYQRASAWYMCSYGTKSEKILSFPWILSDILVEIKSLKNNTLPHNNFLQDIDSDIQQCLSSGILTVSSISDNTCYCKNVLQAVVTNWLSTSGLNIWSEDNRHTCKECSRRVLTYYMTDSKESCCSVTERDMCSCNKSCSPIKLILKFLKFFVKKTKESLGKCVEDCDGFIPRNLQELALQTLAYVAITRDIKYLGLPFETSNCSKNFIADAVAGNMFEEEGDPIKIPVNTTELKELIEEHLEDIKAYLKKNSGVKFLVLRPEKDIHDKNCLIVNSVGKSFERWNLEAILLDPDFTNVLKKALKPLPIIN, encoded by the exons ATGGCTGACCTTACCCGTGAATTGAAATTCACTGCAAGATTTATGAAAGAGGGACAATCCCTAGATATTTATGAATCTTGTGTTAAAGATTTCTTTAACAACATTCCACAAGAGAAGTTAAACCATGTATCTAGGTTTAGTGAAGTTAAACAATATGTTAATGGCTTTAATTCTGATAGTTCATTATTTGATGTAtcagttataattatttgttctaATGTTAAGAGAGATAGTGACTTGTCTAATTTTTGCTCTTACATTATGAGACAATGGTGCAAAGAAGCAAGCGAAAATGAGTATTTACATTGGTTGATACCCGATAGCTGTAATTTCaccttaaataattataacaaccAGTATAGCAATGCAAAAGCCTCAGATTTTTCTTTCGGCACCCTACCAaccatgaaaaattttgttacacaaTATGTGTTTACACAGAggcaaaatatttcaactattcTTTGCTCTTTTTCTCATTTGCAGCGTCACTTTTCACTTTATGTATCTAATCGACATAAGGATGAATGTGCTATTAATGGCGAAATGggacacaaaattttaattcattatgatTCTCTCAATAGAATAATAGCCAACATGGATCCATCTAAAGAAgtagctgaaatattttttgtcatggAACATCCTCCTTTTTTGTATGTTAGTTACTCAAAAACTGAGCCAGAAGATGTAGATGGTGTTAATAAGTTTGCCCAAAGCAGAGTTTCAAAAGCCAAAGAACTTGAATATGGCTGTGGCAAGTTTGAGAGGACATTTTCATTGGGCTGTAGGTGTAACAAAACATTTCGCACCAGTAAGACGATAGGGCAAAGTTTGGTTTTGAGAATATCTGTTTCAGATAAATTTCAAACACGTTGGTTGATAGAGCAATTGATTCTCAGGTGTTCTGtgaaaactgaaatttgtttttcatctttaaattcagttaaaattaactACACTGAGTTGGATGTTCTCAAAAAATTTCCAGCATTACCAAATAATGGAAGAACTGACATCGAAACTATCAATTTCGAATGTGAATATGCTTGGAAAGTTATTCATTCTCGAACACTGTCAGTTAAACATGAAATTGTATTGCGAAACCAACTATTTCCTAACtatgttaaaactttaatgcAGTATCTGAAGTCGTGTGCTAGAGAAAAACATGATGCTGTCACTAAAGCGTTATTCTTCATAGCTGAGATGGTGGACAAGGGAATAATGTTTtcgtttaaagaaatatttgaaaagaagtttgaatatttttgttctttcataGAGTCGGTTCCTTTGCCTCCCGGAATGTGCTATGCTCGTCGAGTCCTGTTAACTCCTTCTAGAGTTCTCTTTCTTGAGCCGTATGAGCATTTTGATAACAGAGTTATCAGAAGATATGGTACTGAATACATGTTGAGAATTTCTGTTCAAGATGACAACTTTTCTAAGTTGACATTCGCCGTTTCACATAATTCTAAAAAGGAAGGAATAATGAAAGAAGTGGTTGGAAAAATTCTGGAAAACGGTTTAGGAATTGGTTCACGTAGATATTTTGTTCTAGCTTCATCGACCAGTCAACTTCGAGAGCACGGTCTATGGTTATATGCCAAAGATCCTGTTGGTAATACTGCACCGATTATTAGGGAGTGGATGGGGGATTTTAGTGGCATTAAAACTGTAGCCAAATATATGGCTAGAATGGGACAGTGTTTCTCCTCTACTGAAGAAGGTGTTCAGATAAGCTTGGACagtgaaaatgaaattgaatgcAAGGATATTAAAACCAAAGATGGTCGTTTTGTGTTTTCTGATGGAATTGGCATGATATCTACTACTGTAGCAAATGAG ATAAGATCAGctctgaaacaaaatattgagtTTTCTATTGGAGGATGTTTGTCCTATGAACCTTCTGCTTTTCAAATAAGATATAGAGGGTGCAAAGGAATGGTTGTTGAAAATCCtcgtttaaaaggaaaaatcattGGAATTAGACCTAGCATGAAGAAGTTTGAGTGCAGTAATTCGAGTCAACTTGAAGTGGTTAAAACTAGTGCTGCCA gaaggctttttttgaataaacatctGATAACCATATTAGAGCAAATGGGTGTACCAAAGGAAACTTTCTTAGATCTTCAAAGTAACatgatgttaaatttaattgattcttTGTTAGATGAGAGACATGCAGTTTCTCTTCTTAATTGCTACCTTAATACAAATTTCCCCTTCACTTCAATGCTGGCAGCTGGATTTTCTCTGACCAATGAACCTTTTTTTCGCTCTTTAATTCTTGCCTTCTTCAAAGCTGCAGTGG CAAACTTACGTTCCAGTATGCGCGTTGCTGTTCCGGAAAAATATGGTAGAAATTTATTGGGTGTACTTGATGAAACTAAAACTCTAAAGTATGGTGAAGTTTTCATTCAGTACAGTGAAAGTACAAGTTTacaaaattcttcttttaaaatactatcAG GTCCTGTAATTGTAACCAAAAACCCTTGCCTTCACCCTGGCGATGTAAGAAAGTTAAAAGCTGTTGATGTTCCAAAGTTACATCACATTAAAGATTGTATTGTTTTTCCATCCCGTGGCACAAGGCCACATCCTGATGAAATGGcag GCTCAGATCTGGATGGAGATGAATATGTTGCTCTTTGGTATGAACCTTTAGTGTTTCAGAGAAACAATTTTTCACCAATGATTTACCCATCATATGAAGAAAATACCAAGCCTAGAgaatttaca gtTTCCGACATGATAGAATTTTTCTGCCATTACATTCAAAATGACTGCATCGGTTCTTTTGCTCATGCGCATCTTGTTTGGGCTGATAAACTCGAGAGaggaattttttcaaacaaatgtaTGCAGATAGCTAAACGTTACCCCTATGTTTTGGATTTTGCTAAGCATGGCACtactaaatatttgaagaaatcaGAGCGCCCCGATCAATACCCTGATTTTATGCAAAAAGGACTCAACGGTAATAGCTACCACTCTAAAAGAGCACTAGGATCACTGTACCGTGCTTCTAGAGTATTGGATGCTTGTtccagtaaaataaatttggcaGCTGAATCTTTTTCATTTGATCCAGATTTAGAGTACCCAGGATGGGAGAAATATAAGGACTCTGCCACTGAGCATAAAGAAAAGTATTCGACTATGGTAATGGCAATTTTAAACAAGTACTCGCTTCAGAGCGAATCAGATGCCTTTTCTGGTTTTGTTGAGCTGGAAGTGAGTAAAAAATGGCGCCAAGAGAGCACAAATGTGATTAAAGTTGTTAAGTGCTACATAGATAGCATCATGCATGATTTTAGaggtaaattttttcaagatttggAAGATGAGATATCCCAACTTGAGTTGGATAAAAGTGAGAAACagcatataaaatatcaaagagCATCTGCATGGTACATGTGTTCCTATGgaacaaaatcagaaaaaattctaaGCTTTCCTTGGATTTTAAGTGATATATTAGTGGAgatcaaatctttaaaaaataacacattaccacacaataattttcttcaagatATTGATTCTGACATACAGCAATGCCTGTCATCTGGCATTTTAACCGTCAGTAGTATATCTGATAATACTTGTTATTGTAAGAATGTTCTTCAAGCTGTAGTAACTAACTGGCTATCTACATCTGGGCTTAACATTTGGTCCGAAGATAACCGGCATACTTGCAAAGAATGCAGCCGGAGAGTACTGACCTATTATATGACAGACAGTAAAGAATCTTGTTGTAGTGTAACTGAAAGAGACATGTGTTCTTGTAATAAGTCTTGTTCTCCTATCAAACTTATTCTcaagtttttaaagttctttgtAAAGAAAACAAAGGAATCTCTTGGTAAGTGCGTTGAGGACTGTGATGGTTTCATACCGAGGAATCTTCAAGAGTTAGCTTTGCAAACTTTGGCCTACGTTGCAATTACCCgtgacataaaatatcttgGCTTGCCATTTGAGACTTCGAACTGCAGTAAAAACTTCATTGCAGATGCTGTTGCTGGAAATATGTTTGAAGAAGAAGGTGATCCCATTAAAATTCCTGTAAATACCACTGAATTGAAAGAGCTTATAGAAGAGCACTTAGAGGACATTAAGgcttatttgaagaaaaattctggTGTTAAGTTTTTGGTTTTGCGTCCAGAAAAAGACATTCAcgataaaaattgcttaattgtGAATTCTGTTGGAAAGAGTTTTGAGCGATGGAACCTCGAAGCAATTTTATTGGATCCCGATTTTACTAATGTTCTGAAAAAGGCTCTAAAGCCCTTgcctattattaattaa
- the LOC107457022 gene encoding uncharacterized protein isoform X2, translated as MADLTRELKFTARFMKEGQSLDIYESCVKDFFNNIPQEKLNHVSRFSEVKQYVNGFNSDSSLFDVSVIIICSNVKRDSDLSNFCSYIMRQWCKEASENEYLHWLIPDSCNFTLNNYNNQYSNAKASDFSFGTLPTMKNFVTQYVFTQRQNISTILCSFSHLQRHFSLYVSNRHKDECAINGEMGHKILIHYDSLNRIIANMDPSKEVAEIFFVMEHPPFLYVSYSKTEPEDVDGVNKFAQSRVSKAKELEYGCGKFERTFSLGCRCNKTFRTSKTIGQSLVLRISVSDKFQTRWLIEQLILRCSVKTEICFSSLNSVKINYTELDVLKKFPALPNNGRTDIETINFECEYAWKVIHSRTLSVKHEIVLRNQLFPNYVKTLMQYLKSCAREKHDAVTKALFFIAEMVDKGIMFSFKEIFEKKFEYFCSFIESVPLPPGMCYARRVLLTPSRVLFLEPYEHFDNRVIRRYGTEYMLRISVQDDNFSKLTFAVSHNSKKEGIMKEVVGKILENGLGIGSRRYFVLASSTSQLREHGLWLYAKDPVGNTAPIIREWMGDFSGIKTVAKYMARMGQCFSSTEEGVQISLDSENEIECKDIKTKDGRFVFSDGIGMISTTVANEIRSALKQNIEFSIGGCLSYEPSAFQIRYRGCKGMVVENPRLKGKIIGIRPSMKKFECSNSSQLEVVKTSAASPVIVTKNPCLHPGDVRKLKAVDVPKLHHIKDCIVFPSRGTRPHPDEMAGSDLDGDEYVALWYEPLVFQRNNFSPMIYPSYEENTKPREFTVSDMIEFFCHYIQNDCIGSFAHAHLVWADKLERGIFSNKCMQIAKRYPYVLDFAKHGTTKYLKKSERPDQYPDFMQKGLNGNSYHSKRALGSLYRASRVLDACSSKINLAAESFSFDPDLEYPGWEKYKDSATEHKEKYSTMVMAILNKYSLQSESDAFSGFVELEVSKKWRQESTNVIKVVKCYIDSIMHDFRGKFFQDLEDEISQLELDKSEKQHIKYQRASAWYMCSYGTKSEKILSFPWILSDILVEIKSLKNNTLPHNNFLQDIDSDIQQCLSSGILTVSSISDNTCYCKNVLQAVVTNWLSTSGLNIWSEDNRHTCKECSRRVLTYYMTDSKESCCSVTERDMCSCNKSCSPIKLILKFLKFFVKKTKESLGKCVEDCDGFIPRNLQELALQTLAYVAITRDIKYLGLPFETSNCSKNFIADAVAGNMFEEEGDPIKIPVNTTELKELIEEHLEDIKAYLKKNSGVKFLVLRPEKDIHDKNCLIVNSVGKSFERWNLEAILLDPDFTNVLKKALKPLPIIN; from the exons ATGGCTGACCTTACCCGTGAATTGAAATTCACTGCAAGATTTATGAAAGAGGGACAATCCCTAGATATTTATGAATCTTGTGTTAAAGATTTCTTTAACAACATTCCACAAGAGAAGTTAAACCATGTATCTAGGTTTAGTGAAGTTAAACAATATGTTAATGGCTTTAATTCTGATAGTTCATTATTTGATGTAtcagttataattatttgttctaATGTTAAGAGAGATAGTGACTTGTCTAATTTTTGCTCTTACATTATGAGACAATGGTGCAAAGAAGCAAGCGAAAATGAGTATTTACATTGGTTGATACCCGATAGCTGTAATTTCaccttaaataattataacaaccAGTATAGCAATGCAAAAGCCTCAGATTTTTCTTTCGGCACCCTACCAaccatgaaaaattttgttacacaaTATGTGTTTACACAGAggcaaaatatttcaactattcTTTGCTCTTTTTCTCATTTGCAGCGTCACTTTTCACTTTATGTATCTAATCGACATAAGGATGAATGTGCTATTAATGGCGAAATGggacacaaaattttaattcattatgatTCTCTCAATAGAATAATAGCCAACATGGATCCATCTAAAGAAgtagctgaaatattttttgtcatggAACATCCTCCTTTTTTGTATGTTAGTTACTCAAAAACTGAGCCAGAAGATGTAGATGGTGTTAATAAGTTTGCCCAAAGCAGAGTTTCAAAAGCCAAAGAACTTGAATATGGCTGTGGCAAGTTTGAGAGGACATTTTCATTGGGCTGTAGGTGTAACAAAACATTTCGCACCAGTAAGACGATAGGGCAAAGTTTGGTTTTGAGAATATCTGTTTCAGATAAATTTCAAACACGTTGGTTGATAGAGCAATTGATTCTCAGGTGTTCTGtgaaaactgaaatttgtttttcatctttaaattcagttaaaattaactACACTGAGTTGGATGTTCTCAAAAAATTTCCAGCATTACCAAATAATGGAAGAACTGACATCGAAACTATCAATTTCGAATGTGAATATGCTTGGAAAGTTATTCATTCTCGAACACTGTCAGTTAAACATGAAATTGTATTGCGAAACCAACTATTTCCTAACtatgttaaaactttaatgcAGTATCTGAAGTCGTGTGCTAGAGAAAAACATGATGCTGTCACTAAAGCGTTATTCTTCATAGCTGAGATGGTGGACAAGGGAATAATGTTTtcgtttaaagaaatatttgaaaagaagtttgaatatttttgttctttcataGAGTCGGTTCCTTTGCCTCCCGGAATGTGCTATGCTCGTCGAGTCCTGTTAACTCCTTCTAGAGTTCTCTTTCTTGAGCCGTATGAGCATTTTGATAACAGAGTTATCAGAAGATATGGTACTGAATACATGTTGAGAATTTCTGTTCAAGATGACAACTTTTCTAAGTTGACATTCGCCGTTTCACATAATTCTAAAAAGGAAGGAATAATGAAAGAAGTGGTTGGAAAAATTCTGGAAAACGGTTTAGGAATTGGTTCACGTAGATATTTTGTTCTAGCTTCATCGACCAGTCAACTTCGAGAGCACGGTCTATGGTTATATGCCAAAGATCCTGTTGGTAATACTGCACCGATTATTAGGGAGTGGATGGGGGATTTTAGTGGCATTAAAACTGTAGCCAAATATATGGCTAGAATGGGACAGTGTTTCTCCTCTACTGAAGAAGGTGTTCAGATAAGCTTGGACagtgaaaatgaaattgaatgcAAGGATATTAAAACCAAAGATGGTCGTTTTGTGTTTTCTGATGGAATTGGCATGATATCTACTACTGTAGCAAATGAG ATAAGATCAGctctgaaacaaaatattgagtTTTCTATTGGAGGATGTTTGTCCTATGAACCTTCTGCTTTTCAAATAAGATATAGAGGGTGCAAAGGAATGGTTGTTGAAAATCCtcgtttaaaaggaaaaatcattGGAATTAGACCTAGCATGAAGAAGTTTGAGTGCAGTAATTCGAGTCAACTTGAAGTGGTTAAAACTAGTGCTGCCA GTCCTGTAATTGTAACCAAAAACCCTTGCCTTCACCCTGGCGATGTAAGAAAGTTAAAAGCTGTTGATGTTCCAAAGTTACATCACATTAAAGATTGTATTGTTTTTCCATCCCGTGGCACAAGGCCACATCCTGATGAAATGGcag GCTCAGATCTGGATGGAGATGAATATGTTGCTCTTTGGTATGAACCTTTAGTGTTTCAGAGAAACAATTTTTCACCAATGATTTACCCATCATATGAAGAAAATACCAAGCCTAGAgaatttaca gtTTCCGACATGATAGAATTTTTCTGCCATTACATTCAAAATGACTGCATCGGTTCTTTTGCTCATGCGCATCTTGTTTGGGCTGATAAACTCGAGAGaggaattttttcaaacaaatgtaTGCAGATAGCTAAACGTTACCCCTATGTTTTGGATTTTGCTAAGCATGGCACtactaaatatttgaagaaatcaGAGCGCCCCGATCAATACCCTGATTTTATGCAAAAAGGACTCAACGGTAATAGCTACCACTCTAAAAGAGCACTAGGATCACTGTACCGTGCTTCTAGAGTATTGGATGCTTGTtccagtaaaataaatttggcaGCTGAATCTTTTTCATTTGATCCAGATTTAGAGTACCCAGGATGGGAGAAATATAAGGACTCTGCCACTGAGCATAAAGAAAAGTATTCGACTATGGTAATGGCAATTTTAAACAAGTACTCGCTTCAGAGCGAATCAGATGCCTTTTCTGGTTTTGTTGAGCTGGAAGTGAGTAAAAAATGGCGCCAAGAGAGCACAAATGTGATTAAAGTTGTTAAGTGCTACATAGATAGCATCATGCATGATTTTAGaggtaaattttttcaagatttggAAGATGAGATATCCCAACTTGAGTTGGATAAAAGTGAGAAACagcatataaaatatcaaagagCATCTGCATGGTACATGTGTTCCTATGgaacaaaatcagaaaaaattctaaGCTTTCCTTGGATTTTAAGTGATATATTAGTGGAgatcaaatctttaaaaaataacacattaccacacaataattttcttcaagatATTGATTCTGACATACAGCAATGCCTGTCATCTGGCATTTTAACCGTCAGTAGTATATCTGATAATACTTGTTATTGTAAGAATGTTCTTCAAGCTGTAGTAACTAACTGGCTATCTACATCTGGGCTTAACATTTGGTCCGAAGATAACCGGCATACTTGCAAAGAATGCAGCCGGAGAGTACTGACCTATTATATGACAGACAGTAAAGAATCTTGTTGTAGTGTAACTGAAAGAGACATGTGTTCTTGTAATAAGTCTTGTTCTCCTATCAAACTTATTCTcaagtttttaaagttctttgtAAAGAAAACAAAGGAATCTCTTGGTAAGTGCGTTGAGGACTGTGATGGTTTCATACCGAGGAATCTTCAAGAGTTAGCTTTGCAAACTTTGGCCTACGTTGCAATTACCCgtgacataaaatatcttgGCTTGCCATTTGAGACTTCGAACTGCAGTAAAAACTTCATTGCAGATGCTGTTGCTGGAAATATGTTTGAAGAAGAAGGTGATCCCATTAAAATTCCTGTAAATACCACTGAATTGAAAGAGCTTATAGAAGAGCACTTAGAGGACATTAAGgcttatttgaagaaaaattctggTGTTAAGTTTTTGGTTTTGCGTCCAGAAAAAGACATTCAcgataaaaattgcttaattgtGAATTCTGTTGGAAAGAGTTTTGAGCGATGGAACCTCGAAGCAATTTTATTGGATCCCGATTTTACTAATGTTCTGAAAAAGGCTCTAAAGCCCTTgcctattattaattaa
- the LOC107457027 gene encoding prefoldin subunit 6 produces MGSPEEFQKRLTQELDKMKVIQKDMQKVMSAKQTLDGQLSENKVVKEELEFLTPENKVYKMTGPALVVQDIEEAKQNVEKRIMFISSEVKRNDELFKDLSSKQDKQQKILQNLQKEFTEKHKVPQ; encoded by the coding sequence ATGGGCTCCCCTGAAGAATTTCAAAAGCGATTGACTCAAGAATTGGATAAGATGAAAGTTATTCAGAAAGACATGCAGAAAGTTATGTCGGCTAAACAGACCTTAGATGGTCAGTTATCTGAAAATAAAGTGGTCAAAGAGGAGTTAGAGTTCTTAACACCTGAAAATAAAGTGTACAAAATGACAGGTCCTGCTCTAGTTGTTCAAGATATTGAAGAAGCAAAGCAAAACGTAGAGAAGAGAATTATGTTCATATCATCTGAAGTTAAACGTAATGATGAACTATTCAAGGATCTAAGTTCTAAGCAagataaacaacaaaaaattttacagaatctACAAAAAGAGTTCACTGAAAAGCATAAAGTTCCTCAGTAA